One segment of Amycolatopsis alba DSM 44262 DNA contains the following:
- a CDS encoding pyridoxamine 5'-phosphate oxidase family protein, which translates to MVVESSTVPPELAAEFVRVAHRVVWCTLATVDRQGRPRSRVVHPIWEERDGDLVGHLFTRPTPLKKAHLARTPFVSCSYWDPAHEVAVAECGAVYADDAETRRHLWRLASETPEPLGFDPKIMGGDDPLDPGVTVLRLTPWRVSAGGKAWRRAG; encoded by the coding sequence ATGGTTGTGGAATCTAGCACGGTTCCGCCGGAGCTGGCGGCGGAGTTCGTCCGCGTCGCCCATCGCGTGGTGTGGTGCACGCTCGCGACGGTCGACAGGCAGGGCAGGCCGAGGTCGCGGGTGGTGCACCCGATCTGGGAAGAACGGGACGGTGACCTCGTCGGGCACCTGTTCACCCGGCCGACGCCGCTGAAGAAGGCGCACCTGGCGCGCACGCCGTTCGTCTCGTGCTCGTACTGGGATCCGGCGCACGAGGTCGCCGTCGCCGAATGCGGCGCCGTCTACGCCGACGATGCGGAAACACGGCGGCACCTGTGGCGCCTGGCGTCGGAAACGCCGGAACCACTGGGTTTCGACCCGAAGATCATGGGCGGTGACGATCCGCTGGATCCGGGCGTCACCGTGCTGAGGCTGACGCCGTGGCGGGTCAGCGCCGGCGGAAAGGCCTGGCGGCGCGCTGGTTAG
- a CDS encoding MarR family winged helix-turn-helix transcriptional regulator — translation MVVDPTPSNLDLSLVSLFAGWAMGGEVQRRLTADGLGELRFNDGVVFQHVLAGPLSISALAERMGVTQQAASKAVAELERRGLLRREPDPADARTRLLHLTEQASSAVEASRKHRAALEKELADEFGAERIADAKALLAGILDRYGDPEAIRGRRVLPPR, via the coding sequence ATGGTTGTGGATCCTACGCCGTCGAACCTCGACCTGTCACTCGTCTCGCTGTTCGCGGGCTGGGCGATGGGCGGCGAAGTCCAGCGGCGGCTGACCGCCGACGGGCTCGGCGAACTGCGGTTCAACGACGGCGTCGTGTTCCAGCACGTGCTCGCGGGGCCGCTGTCGATCTCCGCGCTCGCCGAGCGGATGGGCGTGACCCAGCAGGCGGCCTCGAAGGCCGTCGCCGAGCTGGAACGCCGGGGCCTGCTGCGGCGCGAGCCCGACCCCGCCGACGCGCGGACCCGCCTGCTGCACCTGACGGAACAGGCCTCAAGCGCCGTCGAAGCGTCACGGAAACACCGGGCCGCGCTGGAAAAGGAACTCGCCGACGAATTCGGCGCGGAACGGATCGCGGACGCGAAAGCCTTGCTGGCCGGGATACTCGACCGCTACGGCGATCCGGAAGCGATCCGCGGACGCCGGGTATTACCTCCGCGGTAA
- a CDS encoding nuclear transport factor 2 family protein, translating into MTTVKKIVLDCFENLFVHKDFAAAAANVHPDFVTHSPGFPSGRDAFVEAMRNSPMVGADVTVKRVIADDSHVVVHLHVVPAGDERGTAVVDIVRVADGLIVEHWDVKQPVPPGAEMF; encoded by the coding sequence ATGACCACAGTCAAGAAGATCGTCCTCGACTGCTTCGAGAACCTGTTCGTGCACAAGGACTTCGCCGCCGCGGCCGCCAACGTGCACCCGGATTTCGTCACCCACAGCCCTGGTTTCCCCTCCGGCCGTGACGCTTTCGTCGAGGCGATGCGGAATTCGCCGATGGTCGGCGCGGACGTCACCGTCAAACGCGTGATCGCCGACGACAGCCACGTCGTCGTGCACCTGCACGTGGTTCCGGCGGGTGACGAACGCGGCACGGCCGTCGTCGACATCGTCCGCGTGGCGGACGGGCTCATCGTGGAGCACTGGGATGTCAAGCAGCCGGTGCCGCCCGGCGCCGAAATGTTCTAG
- a CDS encoding PaaI family thioesterase — protein MTVEATGQTRQKTVTWQDPLPTARIGRELSGLDYLTGIAEGRIPPAPISAHFGMRWVSVAEGDVVLAATPDESLYNPIGTVHGGVAATLLDSAVACAVHSTLPAGVGYTSVELKVNYLRAISGSVGEIRAHGWIVKAGSRVAFAEGDIRDGQGRVLATASSTCLIIKP, from the coding sequence ATGACCGTCGAAGCCACCGGGCAGACCAGGCAGAAGACCGTGACCTGGCAGGATCCGCTGCCCACCGCCCGCATCGGCCGCGAGCTGTCCGGGCTCGACTACCTGACCGGCATCGCCGAAGGCCGGATCCCGCCGGCGCCGATCTCGGCCCATTTCGGCATGCGCTGGGTGAGCGTGGCCGAAGGCGACGTCGTACTGGCCGCGACGCCGGACGAGTCGCTGTACAACCCGATCGGGACCGTGCACGGGGGTGTCGCGGCGACCCTGCTGGATTCGGCGGTGGCGTGCGCGGTGCACTCGACCCTGCCCGCCGGGGTCGGGTACACGTCTGTCGAGCTGAAGGTGAACTACCTGCGCGCCATTTCCGGCTCGGTGGGGGAGATCCGGGCGCACGGCTGGATCGTGAAGGCCGGTTCGCGCGTCGCGTTCGCCGAGGGCGACATCCGCGACGGGCAGGGCAGGGTGCTCGCGACCGCGTCGAGCACCTGCCTGATCATCAAGCCCTAG
- a CDS encoding TetR/AcrR family transcriptional regulator produces the protein MSDATTRERMISTAMTLFRREGYQATSWRRLVEQAGTPWGSAYHHFPGGKEQLAVAAIELGTAVVAKTIRRAFERNETVEDAVSWWYRKAGEALAADGYRGGCPLATITLEMAHASPAITEACRHAFAAWHVLLVELLDGHDAENTEDLATAIVNNLEGALLVSRIRRSPDPLDRAARHVALVTRAGTGEPG, from the coding sequence GTGTCCGATGCCACCACCCGCGAGCGGATGATCTCGACGGCGATGACGCTCTTCCGCCGCGAGGGCTACCAGGCGACGTCGTGGCGGCGGCTGGTCGAGCAGGCCGGGACGCCGTGGGGTTCGGCGTACCACCACTTCCCCGGCGGCAAGGAGCAGCTGGCCGTCGCCGCGATCGAACTCGGCACCGCTGTCGTAGCGAAGACGATCCGCCGCGCTTTCGAGCGCAACGAGACCGTCGAGGACGCCGTGAGCTGGTGGTATCGCAAAGCGGGCGAGGCACTGGCCGCGGACGGCTACCGCGGCGGCTGCCCGCTCGCCACGATCACGCTGGAGATGGCGCACGCGTCGCCCGCGATCACCGAGGCGTGCCGGCACGCGTTCGCCGCTTGGCATGTCCTGCTGGTGGAGCTGCTCGACGGCCACGACGCCGAGAACACCGAAGACCTCGCGACGGCCATCGTGAACAACCTCGAAGGCGCCCTGCTGGTAAGCCGGATCCGCCGGTCACCCGATCCGCTGGACCGGGCCGCGCGGCACGTCGCGCTCGTGACCCGCGCGGGCACCGGCGAGCCGGGGTAG
- a CDS encoding HAD family hydrolase → MIGLPGTITACLFDLDGVLTGTAAQHRAAWKRTFDDFLRTRDGDTFSPFTDTDYAAYVDGRPRADGVRTFLTSRGIELPEGKPDDGIDAATVNGVGNRKNQLVLKIIDDEGVTPYPGSVRYLEAAKAAGLRIGVVTSSANGAKVLDAADLTKFVEARIDGIVIAEKGLRGKPAPDSFLAGAEAFDVAPANAAVFEDALAGVRAGKDGGFGYVVGVNRAHQAGELLSHGADVVVDDLAELLEDRK, encoded by the coding sequence ATGATCGGTCTGCCCGGCACCATCACGGCCTGCCTCTTCGACCTCGACGGCGTGCTGACCGGAACCGCCGCCCAGCACCGGGCAGCGTGGAAACGCACGTTCGACGACTTCCTGCGCACCCGCGACGGTGACACGTTCTCTCCGTTCACCGACACCGACTACGCGGCCTACGTCGACGGAAGGCCGAGGGCGGACGGCGTCCGCACCTTCCTCACCTCGCGCGGGATCGAACTGCCGGAGGGGAAGCCGGACGACGGCATCGACGCCGCCACCGTCAACGGCGTCGGGAACCGCAAGAACCAGCTGGTGCTGAAGATCATCGACGACGAGGGCGTCACCCCGTACCCAGGTTCCGTGCGGTACCTGGAAGCGGCAAAGGCGGCCGGACTGCGCATCGGCGTCGTCACGTCGTCGGCCAACGGCGCGAAGGTGCTCGACGCCGCCGACCTGACCAAGTTCGTCGAAGCGCGGATCGACGGGATCGTGATCGCCGAGAAGGGGTTGCGCGGCAAGCCCGCCCCCGATTCGTTCCTCGCCGGCGCCGAAGCCTTCGATGTCGCCCCCGCGAACGCGGCCGTCTTCGAGGACGCGCTCGCGGGCGTGCGGGCCGGAAAGGACGGCGGATTCGGTTACGTGGTCGGGGTGAACCGCGCGCACCAGGCGGGCGAACTGCTGTCGCATGGTGCCGACGTCGTGGTGGACGACCTAGCCGAGCTCCTGGAGGACCGCAAGTGA
- a CDS encoding glycoside hydrolase family 65 protein, with the protein MDVDALQRTESAFAVSNGHIGLRGTLEEAEPRGLPGTYLNGFYEQHDLPYAETGYGYPEEGQTVVNVTDGKVIRLLVEDEPLDMRYGQATDHDRVLDFRKGTLARDTVWSSPTGRRVRVKTERLVSFTQRAVAAIRYEVEPLDDELQLVVQSDLLANEPVESDTRDPRVAAALESPLVGEYHHAEEYHAVLVHQTRRSGLRMAAAMDHKIDVSDGVRTHIEAEEDLARLTIAADVPKGGRLRITKFLAYGWSAQRSVPALRAQVEAALAGARQTSWKGLLAEQKEFLDDFWATSDIEIDGDPELQQAVRFALFHLLQAGARGEARALAGKGLTGPGYDGHAFWDTETFVLPVLTYSMPDAARDALRWRHSTLDKARERATQLGLRGAAFPWRSINGAECSAYWPAGTAAFHVSADISDAVVRYLNATGDDDFMRTCGAELLLETARMWLSLGHFDRRGRFRIDGVTGPDEYSAVADNNVYTNLMARRNLFYAAEICGAHEDVATAFEVTQDEVAQWRKAAEAMFVPYDEDLGVHPQSEGFLEHDEWDFEATEPDFYPLLLNFPYFDLYRKQVVKQADLVLALHLCGDSFTPEEKARDFAYYEARTVRDSSLSAGTQAVVAAEVGHLELAYDYLAEAALTDLHDVHNNVRNGLHLASLAGAWQGTVAGFGGLRDHGGRLTFAPRLPPQLERIAFRLTFRGTRFQVEIDREGATYHVITGEPLELAHHGETFTVNSEPVRLPIPALDPGPAPVQPPGRAPARRRPKST; encoded by the coding sequence ATGGACGTCGACGCGTTGCAGCGCACCGAATCGGCGTTCGCGGTGTCGAACGGGCACATCGGCCTGCGCGGCACGCTGGAGGAGGCCGAGCCCCGCGGCCTGCCGGGCACCTATCTCAACGGTTTCTACGAGCAGCACGACCTTCCCTACGCGGAAACCGGTTACGGCTACCCGGAAGAAGGGCAGACCGTCGTCAACGTGACCGACGGCAAGGTCATCCGGCTGCTGGTCGAGGACGAACCGCTCGACATGCGGTACGGGCAGGCGACCGACCACGACCGCGTCCTCGACTTCCGGAAGGGCACCCTCGCGCGCGACACCGTGTGGTCGTCGCCGACCGGGCGCCGGGTCCGGGTGAAGACCGAACGCCTGGTCTCCTTCACCCAGCGGGCCGTCGCCGCGATCCGGTACGAGGTCGAACCGCTCGACGACGAACTCCAGCTGGTCGTGCAGTCGGATCTGCTGGCGAACGAACCGGTCGAGTCCGACACGCGTGATCCGCGGGTCGCGGCGGCGCTGGAGTCGCCGCTGGTCGGCGAATACCACCACGCGGAGGAGTACCACGCCGTGCTGGTGCACCAGACCCGCCGGTCCGGGTTGCGGATGGCCGCCGCGATGGACCACAAGATCGACGTCTCCGACGGCGTCCGCACGCATATCGAGGCCGAGGAGGACCTGGCGCGGCTCACCATCGCCGCCGACGTGCCCAAGGGCGGACGGCTGCGGATCACCAAGTTCCTCGCCTACGGCTGGTCCGCGCAGCGTTCGGTGCCCGCCTTGCGCGCCCAGGTCGAGGCCGCGCTGGCCGGGGCCCGGCAGACCAGCTGGAAGGGCCTGCTCGCCGAGCAGAAGGAGTTCCTCGACGACTTCTGGGCGACCTCGGACATCGAGATCGACGGCGATCCGGAACTGCAGCAGGCGGTGCGGTTCGCGCTCTTCCATCTCCTGCAGGCCGGCGCCCGCGGTGAGGCGAGGGCCTTGGCGGGCAAGGGATTGACCGGTCCCGGTTACGACGGGCACGCGTTCTGGGACACCGAGACCTTCGTCCTGCCCGTGCTCACCTACAGCATGCCGGACGCCGCCAGGGACGCGCTGCGCTGGCGTCACTCCACTTTGGACAAAGCGCGGGAAAGGGCCACCCAGCTCGGTCTGCGCGGCGCCGCGTTCCCCTGGCGATCGATCAACGGCGCGGAATGCTCGGCGTACTGGCCGGCGGGCACGGCGGCGTTCCACGTCAGCGCGGACATCTCCGACGCCGTCGTGCGCTACCTCAACGCCACCGGCGACGACGACTTCATGCGGACCTGCGGCGCGGAACTGCTCCTCGAAACCGCGCGGATGTGGTTGTCACTGGGGCATTTCGACCGGCGAGGCCGGTTCCGGATCGACGGTGTCACCGGCCCGGACGAGTACTCCGCGGTGGCGGACAACAACGTCTACACGAACCTCATGGCACGCCGGAACCTGTTCTACGCCGCCGAAATCTGCGGTGCGCACGAGGACGTGGCGACCGCTTTCGAGGTCACCCAGGACGAGGTCGCGCAGTGGCGCAAAGCTGCCGAAGCGATGTTCGTGCCTTACGACGAGGACCTCGGCGTCCACCCGCAGTCCGAAGGGTTCCTGGAGCACGACGAGTGGGATTTCGAGGCAACGGAACCGGATTTCTACCCGCTGCTGCTGAACTTCCCGTACTTCGACCTGTACCGCAAGCAGGTGGTCAAGCAGGCGGACCTGGTACTCGCGCTGCACCTGTGCGGGGATTCCTTCACACCGGAGGAGAAAGCACGCGACTTCGCCTACTACGAGGCTCGGACAGTGCGGGATTCGTCGCTGTCGGCGGGGACGCAGGCCGTGGTGGCCGCCGAGGTCGGACATCTCGAACTGGCCTACGACTACCTCGCCGAAGCGGCGCTCACCGACCTGCACGACGTGCACAACAACGTCCGCAACGGCCTGCACCTGGCCTCACTGGCAGGCGCGTGGCAAGGCACCGTCGCCGGGTTCGGCGGGCTGCGCGACCACGGCGGACGGCTGACCTTCGCCCCCCGGCTACCGCCGCAACTGGAGCGCATCGCGTTCCGGCTGACCTTTCGCGGCACCCGGTTCCAGGTCGAGATCGACCGTGAGGGCGCGACGTATCACGTGATCACCGGGGAACCGCTGGAACTGGCGCACCACGGCGAGACCTTCACGGTGAACTCCGAGCCGGTGCGGCTGCCGATCCCGGCGCTCGATCCGGGTCCGGCCCCGGTGCAACCTCCGGGCCGCGCTCCGGCGCGAAGGCGGCCGAAGAGCACCTGA